In Mercurialis annua linkage group LG5, ddMerAnnu1.2, whole genome shotgun sequence, a single genomic region encodes these proteins:
- the LOC126681528 gene encoding uncharacterized protein LOC126681528 — translation MIEDLNDDTAIDAMKDNTTMQVFRDSLIANLVDIYTELMDRAWNYINLDEERQRKVYGMVSSAPSKPQSTLGSNRSQDRYRPLNETSGYRGSKSFSAQPSSPSTGPGTKPSFSIGGGTEGYVDRAGVPRQYVPLNTPREQILSWIKHNNEEIRYPPSLVKDVDRSKFCEFHDGYGHETEECGRLRSEIDKLVCQGRLQHFVVAKEGGSREAQPPAKKTQVTGVINTISGGTLESEYSRKRRKKKQKMVMSVSAGSPWPSIIFGPEDAKGVEFPHEDALIVSTIVGSKWVKRLLVDDGSSVNLLTLSVFLTLGGSKTDLKPVNIPLLGLGGAPVCPEGMVELDLELGVEIPQMDGTEVTSIHYLMMKIPVENEVITIRGNQTLSRQCYMAKMGSTVEMMNIDTPELLLREKKAQKPRENLKTIEITEGSEMCVKLGVDWPNEHRETIIARIKQYVEEFTNKPEDIGGVDPRIISHKLNVDAKCKPVKQKKRTFSLEKQIAIRDEVEKLLKAGFIRIVNYPEWLANVVLIKKSNGKCRLCIDFTDLNNACPKDSFPLPNTDQLVDATCGFTVYAFLDASQGYHQIPMNKDDEEKTAFTTDLGTYCYKKMPFDQLGKNVEVYVDDIVVKSRGIEDHAGDLAKTFEKLKKFNLKLNPEKCVFAVRSGKFLGHLISEKGIEANPEKIEAVMNMKAPNSNFKWTEECNEAFEELKVYLSTPPVLGRPERGEILYLYLSVNDETAAAVLVKEDKVAAEKLRRYFEAHIIVVRTNQPLRKALQRPEMSGRLVIWSVQLGGYDIRYEPRPSLKAQVLEVDGASNLEGSGAGVVLRGPHGVTLRSSVKFDFPASNNAAEYEALLIGLRMVNVVKAEHVTIRSNSQLVVCQILGTFEAPDPEMRRYVDRVKFFLNKIQELGGKWVIEKVPRLENQEADVLAKAATVDEKIHGVHFSVQKHSSIDNHETIFLTQPLENWMQGIAHYLMDGTLPEDRDNAYKILGQAPYYAFLDGVLYRKSFTYPWSRCLTTEEGEYVLREIHEGICGAHIAPRMLAKKAVL, via the exons ATGATTGAAGATTTGAACGATGATACTGCCATCGACGCTATGAAAGACAACACCACCATGCAAGTCTTCCGAGATAGCTTGATCGCCAACCTGGTTGACATttacaccgagttgatggacagggcttggaattatatcaaCCTCGATGAGGAGAGGCAAAGGAAAGTTTATGGGATGGTTAGCTCGGCACCCAGTAAGCCGCAGAGCACTCTGGGATCTAACCGTAGTcaagatcggtaccgacctCTGAACGAGACTTCGGGATACAGGGGAAGCAAGTCATTTAGCGCTCAACCCAGTTCGCCTAGCACGGGGCCTGGTACAAAGCCGAGTTTCAGCATTGGGGGAGGTACGGAAGGATATGTGGACCGAGCAGGGGTACCCAGACAATATGTACCGCTCAATACTCCGAGGGAGCAGATTTTATCTTGGATCAAGCACAATAATGAGGAGATTCGTTATCCCCCGAGTCTGGTGAAAGACGTAGATCGGTCCAAATTCTGTGAATTCCATGATGGCTATGGCCATGAAACAGAAGAATGTGGACGCTTGCGAAGTGAGATAGACAAGCTGGTTTGCCAGGGACGGCTACAACACTTCGTGGTTGCCAAGGAGG GGGGAAGCAGGGAAGCCCAACCCCCAGcaaagaaaacacaagtcacAGGGGTGATTAACACAATCTCAGGAGGAACCTTGGAATCTGAATATAGCCGAAAACGccgaaagaaaaagcaaaagatggtcaTGTCAGTGTCTGCAGGATCGCCATGGCCTAGTATTATTTTCGGGCCAGAGGACGCGAAGGGGGTAGAGTTTCCCCACGAAGACGCTTTGATCGTATCAACTATTGTCGGATCGAAATGGGTAAAACGACTGCTGGTAGATGATGGTAGCTCAGTTAACTTATTGACTTTGTCAGTATTTTTGACGCTGGGAGGATCCAAAACTGATCTTAAACCAGTGAACATCCCTCTCCTGGGACTGGGTGGAGCTCCGGTCTGCCCAGAAGGCATGGTCGAGCTGGACTTGGAGCTCGGAGTCGAAATACCTCAGATGGACGGAACAGAGG tgactagtattcATTACTtaatgatgaaaatcccagtaGAAAATGAGGTCATAACTATTAGGGGAAATCAAACCTTGTCTCGGCAATGTTACATGGCAAAAatgggcagcacggtggaaatgatgaacatcgatacaccGGAGCTGCTCCTCAGAGAGAAAAAGGCTCAGAAACCCCGGGAAaacttaaaaacaattgaaataaCAGAGGGCTCCGAGATGTGTGTGAAGCTGGGAGTAGATTGGCCAAATGAGCACAGAGAAActatcatagctcggataaaacagtaCGTGGAAGAGTTTACCAACAAGCCAGAGGATATCGGGGGGGTAGACCCGAGGATAATCTCGCACAAGTTAAATGTAGATGCTAAGTGCaagcctgtcaagcaaaagaaaagaactttctctctagagaaacagatTGCTATCCGAGATGAAGTGGAAAAGCTTTTGAAAGCCGGGTTCATCAGGATAGTAAATTACCCAGAGTGGCTGGCCAATGTGGTTTTAATCAAGAAATCTAATGGCAAATGcaggctttgtatagatttcacCGATCTAAACAATGCTTGCCCGAAAGACAGTTTCCCTCTGCCGAACACCGACCAACTGGTAGATGCAACATGTGGTTTCACAGTCTATGCATTCTTAGATGCTTCTCAGGGATACCACCAAATTCCGATGAACAAGGATGATGAGGAAAAGACAGCATTCACCACAGATCTGGGGACAtattgctacaagaagatgccttttg ATCAACTGGGCAAGAACGTCGAGGTTTATGTAGATGACATAGTCGTGAAATCCAGAGGGATCGAGGATCACGCAGGGGACCTGGCaaaaacttttgaaaagctgaagAAGTTCAACCTTAAATTGAACCCGGAGAAGTGTGTTTTCGCAGTTCGGTCTGGGAAGTTTCTTGGGCACCTCATCTCAGAGAAAGGTATCGAGGCGAACCCGGAGAAAATCGAGGCAGTAATGAACATGAAAGCCCCTAACTCG aatttcaagtggacagagGAGTGCAACGAAGCTTTTGAAGAGTTGAAGGTTTACCTCAGCACACCCCCGGTGCTAGGTAGACCCGAGCGAGGAGAAATCTTGTACTTATATCTCTCGGTGAATGATGAGACGGCAGCGGCAGTCCTGGTCAAGGAAGATAAAG TGGCAGCAGAAAAACTAAGGAGATATTTTGAAGCTCACATCATAGTAGTACGGACaaaccaacctctgagaaaggcGTTGCAAAGGCCAGAAATGTCAGGACGACTGGTCATCTGGTCGGTCCAGTTGGGAGGATACGACATCCGGTATGAACCGAGACCTTCTCTGAAAGCACAG GTACTAGAAGTCGATGGAGCATCAAATCTGGAAGGATCTGGAGCAGGCGTGGTCCTGAGAGGGCCTCATGGAGTTACACTCCGGAGCTCGGTAAAATTCGATTTCCCGGCGTCCAATAACGCCGCGGAATATGAGGCTCTGCTGATCGGATTGAGAATGGTAAATGTGGTCAAAGCCGAGCATGTAACGATAAGGAGCAATTCTCAGTTGGTTGTTTGTCAAATTTtgggtacttttgaagctcCGGATCCAGAGATGCGAAGATACGTTGACAGAGTCAAGTTCTTTTTAAACAAGATTCAGGAGCTCGGGGGGAAATGGGTGATAGAGAAAGTTCCCCGCTTGGAAAATCAAGAAGCCGACGTACTAGCCAAAGCGGCAACAGTGGATGAAAAGATACACGGGGTCCATTTCTCGGTTCAAAAGCATTCCAGCATCGACAACCATGAAACCATCTTTCTGACCCAGCCTTTGGAGAATTGGATGCAAGGCATAGCCCATTACCTGATGGACGGAACTCTGCCGGAGGACAGAGACAATGCATACAAAATCCTGGGACAAGCCCCTTACTATGCTTTTCTCGACGGAGTCTTGTACAGGAAGTCATTCACCTATCCCTGGTCGAGATGCCTAACGACAGAGGAGGGCGAGTATGTTCTGAGAGAAATACACGAAGGTATCTGTGGGGCACACATAGCTCCTCGAATGTTGGCAAAGAAAGCAGTTCTGTAG